In Thermosynechococcus sichuanensis E542, a single genomic region encodes these proteins:
- the rppA gene encoding two-component system response regulator RppA, with protein sequence MRILFVEDDPEQLEPLSTALTHVGHLVDGVQEGETAQWLMQEKTYDLLILDWMLPKVNGLELCSQYRQQGKSTPILLLTAKDTTADKVMGLDAGADDYLIKPVDVMELLARVRALGRRSPQWLGDQLHLQDLVLDLPSMTLRRGDQAIVLSTREYQFLEFFLRHPGQVISREQLELNLWEWDNQPESNAVSTQIRRLRLRLEELGCADWLETIYGMGYRLQANS encoded by the coding sequence ATGCGCATTCTCTTTGTAGAAGATGATCCAGAGCAATTGGAGCCGCTGAGTACTGCCCTTACCCACGTGGGACATCTAGTGGATGGGGTTCAGGAGGGGGAAACAGCTCAATGGTTGATGCAGGAAAAAACCTATGATCTGCTGATTTTGGACTGGATGTTACCGAAAGTGAATGGCCTTGAACTGTGTAGCCAGTACCGCCAGCAGGGTAAGAGCACGCCGATTCTATTGCTAACGGCCAAGGATACCACTGCCGACAAAGTGATGGGGCTAGATGCCGGTGCCGATGATTACTTGATCAAACCCGTCGATGTGATGGAACTGTTGGCACGGGTGCGTGCCCTTGGCCGGCGATCGCCCCAATGGCTAGGCGATCAACTACATTTGCAGGATTTAGTCCTAGATCTCCCCTCCATGACGCTCCGACGCGGCGATCAGGCGATCGTGCTCTCCACCCGGGAATACCAGTTTTTGGAGTTTTTTCTGCGCCATCCAGGGCAAGTCATCAGTCGCGAACAACTGGAACTGAACCTTTGGGAGTGGGACAACCAACCGGAAAGTAATGCCGTCAGTACCCAAATTCGCCGCTTGCGCCTGCGCCTAGAGGAGCTAGGGTGTGCCGACTGGCTAGAGACCATCTACGGCATGGGCTACCGCCTGCAAGCCAATTCCTAG
- a CDS encoding cation-translocating P-type ATPase: protein MTSSNASFNIDRESVWHALSADEVISRLGSDRQEGLSFAEVERRQAAYGRNELIDNGRRPRWQIFIDQFRNVMLIMLLVVAIVSATLDILESLEENTFPFPKDATAILVVVILNAILGYVQESRAEEALAALKNMAAPKVRVLRQGKVMEIDSPELVVGDIFFLEAGVKVAADGRLLEAVNLQIREAALTGEAEATSKNAEKVLPIDTEVGDRGNLVFAGTEVNQGRGVAVVTAIGMDTELGKIAAALQEVEQEPTPLQKRMTELGNRLVWIALVLVAIVVVAGSLYDLSLLRELIEVSLSMAVAVVPEGLPAVITVTLALGTQRMVKRHALIRRLPAVETLGSVTTICSDKTGTLTQNKMVVQAVATSSYRAKVSGNGYEPKGDFYNANTDDPAALYERQLLLLAGALCNDALLKQHAAEWVILGDPTEGSLLPLAVKGGIDLKALQQQAARVAEFPFDADRKRMSTFYRSESIPEMPAKEPYWMITKGSPELTLERCQWRQVGQDIQPLTLADRQEILAENDRFAAQGLRVLGIAHRYWSELPPAASVETSEQELIWLGLVGILDPPRPEVLEAVATCRRAGIRPIMITGDHQLTAQAIASQIGICEWGDRALTGREIEKLSPEELDAATLTVNVYARVSPEHKLRIVKSLQRHGEIVAMTGDGVNDAPALKQADIGVAMGMTGTDVTKEASDMVLLDDNFATIVAATEEGRVIYSNIRRFIRYILGSNIGEVITIACSPLLGLGGVPLTPLQILWMNLVTDGLPALALAVEPGDPDVMKRPPIKPNESIFSRGLGSYMIRVGLILAMVGISLMVWAYSYTSEHIEGGLDPRRWTTMVFTTLCLAQMGHALAARSSSRLTIEMNPTSNLFVWGSVILTTILQLLLIYASPLRRFFGTYLLSGTELAVCIGFSTLVFVWVELEKLALRLLSKGQELKLLE, encoded by the coding sequence CGATCGCCAAGAGGGGTTGAGTTTTGCAGAGGTTGAACGGCGACAGGCGGCATATGGCCGCAACGAACTCATTGACAATGGCCGCCGACCCCGCTGGCAGATTTTCATTGATCAGTTTCGCAATGTGATGCTGATCATGCTTTTGGTGGTAGCCATTGTTTCTGCCACGTTAGATATTCTCGAATCTCTCGAAGAAAACACCTTCCCCTTTCCCAAGGATGCAACGGCCATTCTTGTTGTTGTTATCCTCAATGCCATTTTGGGCTATGTCCAAGAATCCCGTGCCGAAGAGGCGCTGGCAGCCTTAAAAAATATGGCAGCTCCTAAAGTGCGTGTGCTCCGCCAAGGAAAGGTCATGGAAATTGACTCCCCTGAACTGGTTGTCGGGGACATTTTCTTTTTGGAAGCTGGGGTGAAAGTCGCTGCCGATGGTCGCCTCCTTGAAGCGGTAAATTTACAAATTCGCGAAGCCGCCCTCACTGGTGAAGCAGAAGCCACTAGTAAAAATGCTGAGAAAGTTTTGCCCATTGATACAGAAGTGGGCGATCGCGGCAATCTCGTCTTTGCCGGCACCGAAGTCAACCAAGGCCGCGGTGTGGCCGTCGTCACGGCGATCGGCATGGACACCGAGCTGGGGAAAATTGCCGCTGCTCTGCAAGAGGTGGAGCAAGAACCTACACCGCTGCAAAAACGGATGACGGAACTGGGTAATCGCTTGGTTTGGATTGCCTTAGTGCTGGTGGCGATCGTCGTGGTTGCGGGTAGTCTCTACGATCTTTCCCTACTCAGGGAATTGATTGAAGTCTCCCTCAGTATGGCGGTGGCAGTGGTACCCGAAGGCTTGCCGGCAGTCATTACCGTCACGCTCGCATTGGGAACGCAGCGGATGGTGAAACGTCATGCCCTCATCCGTCGTCTGCCCGCTGTGGAGACCCTTGGTAGTGTAACGACGATCTGCTCCGACAAAACGGGTACCCTCACCCAAAACAAAATGGTGGTGCAGGCGGTAGCTACTAGCTCCTATCGCGCCAAAGTGAGCGGTAATGGCTACGAACCCAAGGGCGACTTCTACAACGCCAATACGGACGACCCTGCCGCACTCTACGAACGGCAATTGCTCCTTCTGGCAGGGGCACTGTGTAATGATGCGCTCCTCAAACAACACGCAGCGGAGTGGGTGATTCTCGGTGACCCGACGGAAGGCTCCCTCTTGCCCTTGGCCGTTAAAGGGGGGATTGATCTCAAGGCCTTGCAGCAGCAGGCGGCGCGGGTGGCGGAGTTTCCCTTTGATGCCGATCGCAAGCGGATGAGTACGTTCTACCGCAGTGAATCCATTCCTGAGATGCCCGCCAAAGAACCCTACTGGATGATTACCAAAGGGTCACCGGAACTGACATTAGAGCGCTGCCAATGGCGGCAGGTGGGGCAGGACATTCAACCCCTAACCCTAGCGGATCGCCAAGAGATTCTGGCTGAAAACGATCGCTTTGCTGCTCAAGGGCTGCGGGTCTTGGGCATTGCCCATCGTTACTGGTCAGAGCTGCCACCCGCGGCGAGTGTAGAGACCAGTGAGCAGGAGTTGATCTGGTTGGGGCTAGTGGGCATTCTTGATCCTCCGCGGCCGGAAGTTCTAGAGGCTGTCGCCACCTGTCGCAGGGCTGGGATTCGCCCGATCATGATTACGGGGGATCATCAATTAACAGCGCAGGCGATCGCCAGTCAAATTGGCATTTGTGAGTGGGGCGATCGCGCTCTGACCGGTCGAGAGATTGAAAAGCTCAGTCCTGAGGAATTAGACGCTGCCACCCTCACCGTCAATGTCTATGCCCGCGTCTCGCCGGAGCATAAACTACGGATTGTCAAATCGCTACAACGTCACGGTGAAATTGTGGCCATGACTGGCGATGGCGTCAATGATGCCCCTGCCCTCAAACAAGCGGATATTGGTGTAGCGATGGGGATGACGGGCACCGATGTCACCAAGGAAGCCAGCGATATGGTGCTCTTGGACGATAACTTTGCCACCATTGTGGCTGCCACTGAGGAAGGGCGAGTCATTTACAGCAACATTCGTCGCTTCATTAGGTACATTCTCGGCTCCAACATTGGTGAAGTCATTACGATCGCCTGTTCACCCCTCTTGGGATTGGGCGGCGTCCCTCTGACTCCCTTGCAAATTCTCTGGATGAACTTGGTGACCGATGGCTTGCCTGCCCTTGCTCTCGCCGTTGAACCAGGAGATCCCGATGTCATGAAACGGCCACCGATTAAACCCAACGAAAGTATTTTCAGCCGTGGCCTCGGTTCCTATATGATTCGCGTGGGCTTAATTTTGGCCATGGTGGGCATTTCCCTGATGGTATGGGCCTATAGCTATACCAGCGAACATATAGAAGGGGGACTCGATCCAAGACGTTGGACAACCATGGTGTTCACCACCCTCTGTCTCGCGCAAATGGGTCATGCCCTTGCCGCTCGTTCGAGTAGTCGCCTAACGATTGAAATGAACCCCACCTCAAACCTCTTTGTTTGGGGATCGGTCATCCTGACCACGATTCTGCAACTATTGTTGATCTATGCCTCACCCCTGCGCCGCTTCTTTGGCACCTACTTGCTCTCTGGAACGGAGCTAGCGGTGTGTATTGGCTTTAGTACCCTTGTCTTTGTGTGGGTGGAGTTAGAGAAACTGGCGTTGCGGCTGTTGAGCAAAGGCCAAGAACTAAAATTGTTGGAGTAG